Genomic DNA from Pseudomonas helmanticensis:
GTTGCCGAACTTGTCGAAGGTGTCGTGGATGACGATGGCGGTCGGTTCGATCGCCCAAGGAATCACGTAGACCGCGTCAGCCACTGGCTTGCAGACCATGTCGATGTCGGCAGGATCGAGCAGGTCGTAGTAGATGTCGTCGTCGACAAAATCCCCGGTTACCGTTTGCAGCAGCACACTTTCCGGCAGGCGCATGCCTCGCTCATGCAGGAACTTGTTGGTCGGTGCGATCTTGCCGCGGGCAATGCCGGTCAGGTCGCTGACCACACATTCGACTTCGGTAATCTTGTGATCTTTCAGCCACGTGAACAGCTGATCGAAAGGGGCATTCATAAAGACCTCGTTATTGGTTTTATAGACGCCGGGGAGGGCGGGTTTCATCTTCCGCCCCTTCCCCTGTGGCGCGTTGACGACTATCTTGGGCGAGCCTTGCAGTTCCATCTATCCACTTTAAGCAGCACCAAAGCGCACCAAAAGAGTGCGCAAGGTCACCCCATGACAACGTGCAATCCGCTCCAGGTTCAAGCGTTCAACACCGCCGATGTGGCTGAGCAAGTCCGTGTCACACCGGGCTGGGTCCAGCATTACCAGCAGATGTCGCCGGGGCATTTCGCCGGGCAGATCCGCTATCTGGACCTGCAGGGCGTCGAGGTTTACGAAGAGCAGATGAACACCCGGGTCGAGCAGAATTTCAGCGCGCCGTCGGGTGCTTTGGCGTTCTGTTTTGATCGCAGCGACAACGCGCTTTATCTGCTTAATGAAGAGAGCCGCAACATCTGGATCACCCCGGAGAACTACCAGGAAATCGCCGTGGTGTTCGGCGCCGAATTTGTCCGCCAGCAGGGTCTGGATGTGGCAAAGCTAGAAGGCTTGTTCATGACCCAGCTCAATTGCGGACAGAACGCCTTGTTCACTCGCTGGTTAAGCTCGACTCTCACAAAGTTGTCGCAAACCGTTGATCCACTTGATAAAGATGGTTTGACTCGACAGCTGCTGGACGACTGTCTGTTCATCCTCGACAACGCGCGCGTGTGCCTGGACGGCGGCGGGTTACAGCGCAGGACCGAGGAGCGCATCATCATGAAGCGCGTTGCTGAATGGGCGGCGGATTCGCCTGAAGAGACCGTCAATCTGATGGAGCTTTCGCACGTGGCGCGGGTGTCACTGCGGCAGTTACAGCAAGCGTTCAAGGCGTATACCGGCATGACGCCAAGCCACTGGTTGCGTCTGCGCCGATTGAACAGCGCACACCGCGAACTGCTCAAATGCCAGCCCACCGAAACCACCGTCGCCGAAGTGGCCATGCACTGGTCGTTCTGGCATCTGGGGCGGTTTTCCAGCAGCTACCGGGCGCTGTTCAACGAGTTGCCCAGCGAGACGTTGAAACGGTCGGTCATGAGCCGCCGATAGACGGGCGTTCGGGCAGGGCGAGGGGAGGCGGAGCTGGCGACGCACGTCCGTCAGATTGCTGTCGGGTCGGTGAGCGTGTCTGCGCCGAGCGCAGACTGGCGTGGATCTCAATGCGTTTCACTGCGGCGCAGGCTCGCCGCTCAGTGATCGACCATCGGCGGATTTGCCAAGAGCTGTTTGCTGTGGCGTTCGAACGCAGGGGAATCAACGTGTAGCGGATTGCCGGGTTCTACGTTTGCCCTTTAATCAAGGCACGGGATGGGGCATTGTTTGTGTGTTGAGGCGAGGCTGATTGCTAGCTCTACTAAATGACCGTTTAGTAGAGCTATCAATAATATTCAATAAAAACAATGGAGTAGGTCATGATTAAGGCTAAAGCCAACGCGCAGGACGTGATTACTGCGCTGAATCTTGAGCCTCATGTCGAAGGCGGCTATTTTCGCCGAACCTACCAATCCGACCATCGCGACAGCCTGGAAACCGCCGGCGGTCCACGCTACCTGATGACCTCGATTTATTACCTGCTGACAGAACAATCACCAGTGGGCCAATTCCATTTCAATCGCTCGGACATCCTGCATTATTTTCATTTGGGCGACGCCATCGAATACAACCTGATTCACGCTGACGGCTCATTGCAAACGTTGGTCATGGGCAGCGACGTCCTGGCTGGCCAACATTTGCAATTACACGTGCCTGGCGGAATCTGGAAAGCTTCGCGACTGCTGGACGGCTCAAATGGATTTGGATTGATCAGCGAGGCAGTTTCACCCGGTTTTGATTTTGCAGATATGGAGATGGGCGATCGAGAGAAACTCACGGCGCAGTTTCCACAGCATCGAGCGCTGATTGAAAAGTTGACGCGTGGTGATGGTTGAGGGGGATGGATTTGAAGGAAGCGCTTGGTGTTGGGAAAAGAGATTTAGGCGTGGCGCTGGAGATTGGAATGTTCTGAGGCACAGGGCCAATCTTGAAATACGTTGTTACGTGTAATGTATATTATGTTAAATCTTGTATTAAGCTACGCACGCTTACAACAACTCAGTCTCCATCTCGACAATCACCCAAGCACCTTATAGATCTCAGCAACCACCTGCGTCACTGCATCCTCAACCGTTCCCTCATTACGACACAACACCCACCCCTGATCGACAACCGCGCGCTCAAACATCTCGGTACACGCGACATGCTCAGCGTGCTTCTGAATCACCGTGCCGCCCAGTCCCCGCGAGCGTGCCGTTGCTCTCGCCCAAGAAATATCC
This window encodes:
- a CDS encoding helix-turn-helix domain-containing protein — protein: MTTCNPLQVQAFNTADVAEQVRVTPGWVQHYQQMSPGHFAGQIRYLDLQGVEVYEEQMNTRVEQNFSAPSGALAFCFDRSDNALYLLNEESRNIWITPENYQEIAVVFGAEFVRQQGLDVAKLEGLFMTQLNCGQNALFTRWLSSTLTKLSQTVDPLDKDGLTRQLLDDCLFILDNARVCLDGGGLQRRTEERIIMKRVAEWAADSPEETVNLMELSHVARVSLRQLQQAFKAYTGMTPSHWLRLRRLNSAHRELLKCQPTETTVAEVAMHWSFWHLGRFSSSYRALFNELPSETLKRSVMSRR
- a CDS encoding cupin domain-containing protein gives rise to the protein MIKAKANAQDVITALNLEPHVEGGYFRRTYQSDHRDSLETAGGPRYLMTSIYYLLTEQSPVGQFHFNRSDILHYFHLGDAIEYNLIHADGSLQTLVMGSDVLAGQHLQLHVPGGIWKASRLLDGSNGFGLISEAVSPGFDFADMEMGDREKLTAQFPQHRALIEKLTRGDG